Genomic DNA from Candidatus Omnitrophota bacterium:
CCCACTTAAACGCGTCTATTTCTATAAATACCGGCGATTCTATTTTGACTTCCTCCCGGTACGGCTATGACAGGTGAATGATGTTATTTTAAAAACGATCCCCGGTCAATTGCACCGGGGTATAACACGGGGATTATGGCGGGTTTATGGCTGGGGGAAAGCAGGCGATGTCCCTACTTTTCCTAACAAGGGTATTATGGCGGATTTATGGGGTAGACGCTTTAAACCCTTCCCTGTGGGTTCAAAACCCCTTCTTTGATGGCTTTGTCAGCGGCGCTGTAGCCGGAATCCCACAAGAATTTTTTGTCTTCGTCTTTAAGATTAAAGTCAATGGTCGAAATCTTCCCGGTCGGGATGGGAACGGTTTTGGCCCATTGTGCCTCTTCCACATGAACCCGCTCATGCGCCACCTGCATGGTTTCAAAAATCCTCAAAACATACGCGAAAATATTGGAAGGAATTTTCGGGGGCAGGGTCTGTTCATCCGAAATGAGCTTCAGCCCAATGGTCGTAGCCAATCCTCCCGGATCGTTAAAGGTATCTATCGGATAATTCGCCAGGACACCGCCGTCCACCACGAAAGCCCCCTGATCCTGCTGGGCGCGGAAGAAAAACGGGATGCTCATCGAACGCCGGACCGCTTCAGCCACTTCCATATCCGGGCTGACATCCCGGTCAAACTTCAAAAGCTGCTGCTTTACAATATCAACGGCAAAAATCCTCAAATATTTCCCCTTAATCGACTTAAAGTCCGTCACCTCTTTTTGAGACAAAAGGCCCCGAATCCATTCATAAAAATTTTTTGTGTCAAAAATGCCATATCCGGTGCCGGGAAAAAACAGCGGCAGGAATTGTCCGATGACTTGATACCATTTCTTCTTAAATAAATTCCTGACATCGGCAAAATCATTGAAATCCTTGTTCCAAACGATGCCTTTGAGTTCATCCACCCTATATCCGGCGGCCACCAGGGACGCGGTAATCGCCCCGGCAGAGGTCCCGGCCACGCGGCCGAACACAACCCCCTCCTCTTCAAGACGCTTTAACGCTCCAATGAGGGCGATGCCTTTGACCCCGCCGCCTTCGAAAACGCCGTCCAATGCCATAAAACACCCTCGCAAAGTTCAAAATGACCGTTTATTCCCGTCTATAATCTCGCGCTGGACATCCTTGACAAATTCCCCGTATCCAGCTATAGTTGTATCGGCTGTACGACCGAAACGGGTTCTCTTTTCGAGACCCTAAAAAAATTAGGACGTGCGGCCATTTTTATTGAAAATCTTCTTGTCAGAGCAGCAAAAAATGGTATTATTAAACTAGATCTGAAACTGGGCTCGACTCAGCGGTAGGATCTATCGGGGCTCGGCAACGAGCCCCTTTCATTTTCTACCTATAAACAATCCCCCACTGATTTCCCCTGCTCGCGACTTTACATAAAACAGGGTCCAACCTATCAAAATAATTGCTTGCCCCTTTTTTCTTCACATAAGCACAGGCCTTATGCTTCTGCATCAAAAAGTAAACATTAACATCTACCAACTGGATAAAATATGAATGCACTGAATCCCGGTGGACAACATCCTCAACGATTGTATCAATTAAAATATTTCTTGAACCAGGGTTTGCCATGTTGGGAACGGGATTAAAACGTCGCATCCTCCTTGAAATGGCCATCAATTTTTTCACATCCGTTTGATCGGCAATAATGATACCGAAATCTTGCGGATTTTGCGGCCCGGGGAAATTACGATACGAAATCGTGTTGTGAAATCTCTGAATCAACGTTGTCCACGCAATATCAACGACATCCGCCCCCACAGGTTTTGTACGCTTGTCGACCACGACATTAATAACATTGATATCCGAAAGCCCTGCTTGAAAATCCAGGACGGCCCTCATCAAACGCAAACGGAGAGATTTCGGGATCCCGGTTGATCCCCCTGAGCTATGGATAAAATCCGCCGCATGGATTTCCTGCCGCAACTTCAGGCCATACCTGGCCCGGAGAGACTTCCTAAAATTAATAATCTCTTCCAAAATTTGATGCCATCTTAATTCATGCACAACAAACCCGCTTAGCGCATAGTAATTCGTGGGGCTCCCAACCAACCCGGAATCACCGCTCTCATCTACATAAAATAAATACATGGATTACTCCTTGAATAGTTCCCCTCGGAACGCCTTTTGCATGAGGGAGTTGAAGAGGGTTTGAAGCTGGGCTTCGGATTGTCTTTGCTTCTCCTTCAGTTTCTCGACTTTTTGGACAAGGTCGGCGAATTTTTGCTGTATTGGCTGCGGAGGAACAAAAACGTCAAATTCCTTCAACAAAGTTGGACTAATATTGGACTGACCGACAGCTTTCTTACAACGCTGGGCAAAAATATTCTTGTAGAACGAAGAATTAAGAAGGAAAGAAAAAAATTCGGGGACAACGCTTGGAACGAGTTTTAATTTTACTAAGTAGGAGGCTAAAACAGCTTTTTCTTCTCGCCTCCAGCAAGCTGTTTTTCCAACTAAGTCGGTCGAATTTGTACGATTAAAGATGACATCTCCTGAAACTAGCCTTAATTGGTTAAATTCCTTTTCGGTCATGTCAACATAGTTGACCTTCGATAGGTCCAACTGACCATCATATGTAATATTCCCCATTCCCAAAACAATATATCCATTGCTTTCCGTATTGGACTTTTCAGAAGTGCCATATTGTGAAACAAGCACAACGTCTCCAATTTGCTTCACTGGCCACTTCATCGGATTCCGACTGGGATCACCGAACATTCCCAGGAACGCGGATTTGAGGAATTGGTCGGCAAGGCGGAGGGTTTGGCGGCGTTTTTCGAGGGCGGATTCGGCACGGGTTAAATTCTCGGCTATTCTTTTTTGCTTGTTGATTTCAGGCCAAAACACTTTAATTTGATTCATGCGTTGCTGATTGAGCTTTCCCCTTGTTGTCCCAGACACATAGCTCCTCAGATCTGAATAGTTCAGGAAATACATCAAAAAACGGATATTGGTGTTCTGTTTACAACGCAATACATGGGCATGGTTATTAACCCAGCTCTTGCCGGAAATAATGTAGGCACATTTTTCCTTCGGTCCCCAAGAACCACCGTCCTCAGCCAATAGCAATAACTCTTCATCAAAAAGAGAGTCATTTATAAACCCAACTTGGCCATTTGCTCCATAGTAAGGAACATCCCCCTGCCTTTTTTGTCGCTCTTCATCACTGACAGGAATCCTTTGATTGTCCAAGCAATCTACAATATTTTCCAGTTCGGTATAATTTGATCTGACAATCATATCGATTTAGATATCTCCTTTATTACTGCTGAGATTTCCACCTCCAGCGCTGACGTGCTCGCCAGTATCGCCTGCGGTGGCTCATACTGCACTTCCTCATACACCACCGGCTTGTAGCGGGAGATGGACAGGTCGTATTTGTTCTCCCGGATCTCCTTGGCGTCCACCCAGAACCATTTCTCGCCCGCGCCGGGCTGTTTCTTTTTGTTCCGGGCGTTCCATTTGGCGATGATGTCGGGGATGTCGTTTTTGTCCGGGGTCCTGGTCCGCTTGTCGTCCAGTGAATAGCCGTCGGCCTGCATGTCGTAAAACCAGACCTTGTCGGTCACCCCGCCTTTGGCAAAGATCACCACTGCGGTGGACACCCCGGCGTAGGGCCTGAACACGCCGGACGGCATTTTGATGACGCCCTGCAGTTCGTTTTCCTCCACTAACATCCGGCGGGCCTCTTTGTGGGCATTGGACGAACCGAACAACACCCCGTCCGGGACAATGACCCCGCACTTGCCTCCGACGACCAACAGCTCCACAAAAAGGTTCATGAACAACAGCTCAGTTTTTGTGGTTTTCAGCTTCAGCCGGCCGGAGATGTCGCTTTTGTCAATACTCCCCTTGAACGGCGGGTTGGCCAGGACGATCTCATACTTTTCTTTTTCCTCATAGGCCTTGGAGAGCGTGTCTTTATACTGGATGTCCGGCTTGTCAATGCCGTGCAGGACCGCGTTCATGAGGGCGATGCGGACCATGGTGGTGTCGAAATCAAAACCGTGCAGGGCCCTTTCCTTCAAAAAGGCCCGCTGTTTTTTGTCCGCAATTTTGTCCCCAACAAGATGGTGCGGGACGCCGTCCTCGTCATATTCCAGCACATCGGGGGAGGTATTCTCCTTGAGGATATGCTGGTAGGCGTTGATCAAAAAACCGCCGGTGCCGCAGGCCGGGTCGCAGATCCGGTCGCCCAGGACAGGATTGACCAGCGCCACAATCATCCGGATGATGTGGCGGGGGGTTCGGAACTGGCCGTTTTTACCGGATTGCTGAAGTTCGCTCAGCAGATATTCATAAAGGTCGCCCTGGATGTCCTGGTCCTGCTGGGTGATATTGAGTTCGTCTATGATCCGGACGGCTTCCTGAAGAAGGGACGGCTTGGGGATCATGAAAATCGCGTCTTTCATGGCCTGGCTGAAAAAATTGTCTTCTCCTTTGAGCGTCTTGATAAAGGGGAACACCTTGTCCCTCACATGGGCCATCATTTCTTCGGCCGGCATGTTGATCCAGTAGGACCAGCGGCAGTTCTCCCGGCCTTTGTAAATCGAGACAAATTTCTCATTCCGTCTCTCGGCGGCCTTTTTATGGACAAAATCCATGTCCTCCAGCCGCTTCATGAAGATCAGGTAGGAAATCTGCTCAATGGCGGTCAAGGGGTTGGCAATGCCCCCTTCCCAGAACTTGTTCCACAGATGACGGATTTGATTTTTTAAATCTGTTCCCATGTTTATCCCTTTCTTATCCATTTGGCCCCGCGGCCCATGCCGGTAGAGGCGATAAGCCCCCCGTCGCGCAGCTCGCGCAGAACCACGCGGATCATGTCCCGGCTGATGTTGGGGCAGGCCTCTTCAATTTCGGAAATAGCGAACGGCTTGACCGTTTTTTTGACGAACAATTTGATTTGCTCTGTTTTTGAGCTTTCCTCGCGAATCACGCCCACCCTGGATTCCAGCTCTTTATACGCCGCGAGCAAGACCCCGTAAAAATAATGCAGCCACGGCCCGGCGTCATGCTCCAGTTCATGCCAGCCCCTGGAGGAGCGCTCCAGCGCCTCATAATACGTTTCCTTGCTGTCTTCAACAACACGCTCCAGACTGATGTATTTCCCGACCCGGAAACCGGCGTGATACAGAAGGAGCAGGCACAACAACCGCGCGGTGCGGCCGTTGCCGTCGGTAAACGGATGGATGCACAGGTAGTCCAGCACAAACAGCGGGATGAGAACCAACGGAGAAAAATTACGCTTTTGGGAGGCAAATTGATACCCCGCGACCAAACTTTCGACAAAATAATAAGTCTGGCCGGCCGGGGGCGGCTGAAAACGCACCCGGATACTGCCGTCCTTCAGCCGGTCAATGATCTGGTTGTCTTCCCTCTTGAACTCGCCCCCCGTTTGCTGGGTGTATTTATATAGGGATTGATGAAGCATCGTGATGGTGTGGAGCGAAACCGGAACAGCCTGATGGTTTTCATGAATATATCCCAAAGCGTCCCGGTAACCGGCCACCTCTTCTTCAGGGCGGGTGCGCGGGGCTGACTGCTGTTGGACGATGTCAACCACGCGGTCGCGCTTGACGTCAATGCCTTCGATGCGGTTGGAGGATTCCACGCTTTCCACCTTGGCACGCTCGACAAGCTTTTCCAGCACATCGGGGGACTGGCGGGCATACAGCGCCTCTTTGCCCTTGTATTCGGACAAGGCGCTGGTGAGATTGAGCAGTTGGGGCGTGATGCGGATTTTATTAAGATATTCTTCGGAAAAGGATTTCATGGGGTCTTTACCCCTTCTCATGTTATCCCGACGCCCTACGGGCGCGGGGTTAATTCGCGCAGCGGCTTACATTCACTTTGTTCTGTAAGTCGCGCGCTCATTAATTCGCGCAGCGGCTTACATTCACTTTGTTCTGTAAGTCGCGCGCTCATTAAGGAACTCCAAGACTTCCTTAAGATCATCCTGCGAGAAAAGCCGGCTGGCGGCATCCACGCCGAACGCCTCGACAGGCCCTTCGTAGAAATCATCCAACTCAAGCAATTCATGACGCCGGACCTTGGACAGGAAGACGCTCTTAATGACGCGAAGGAAACGGGTTTGGTCGGTGTTGTAGTTGTGGGCGATGATAAAGGCGTCGAAGCTTTCGGCGATCTGGTCTTCCTGGCTTTTGAACTTGTATTTCCCGAAGATGGACTTGATGAACTGGACCAGGGTCCCCTGCGGCTGATTGTAGGCCTCCCTCAATTTGTCCTCGGTGATATACAGTTCCGGGCCGTTTAATGTGTTTTCCAGGTCTTCCAGGTCCTGGTCGTTGACCGGTTCATCGTTGCGTATCTTGACGATGGCCCGCTCTTTTTCGGCCAATTCTTTGATGCGCTGTTCGACTTTCTCTTTATAAATGTGCACATACTCGCCTTCGCCGTTGGGCCCAAACTCGATCCATTTGCGTTCAATCACCTGGTCATCCAAATCGAATTGGATGATTTCGCGCTGGTCGGCACGTCTATACTTCATGATCGGGGACAATTTTTTCCTGGCCTCGCGGATATTGCCGACATTCAGGCCGTCCCAAAACGCGTCGGAAGAGACCTTGAAAACTGCCTGCTCCTGGCGTTTGACCACCTGGAGCGTCATGGGCAACAATTGCAGGTCTTCCTTGATGGCGGTCTTCAAATCGAGAATGGTCCGGTCGTCCTTGTTCAGCACGGCCAGCTCAAGCTGTTCGCACCTCAGGATAAAGGAATACTCATTATAATTGACGTCTTCCAGAAACCGCATCAGGGGCGCCGCCTGGTCGTAAAGATAGTCTGTGTCCATATTCTTCCAGAACTCAGGACTATCCAGCCGATGAAGGACGTCCTTCTTCTCCCTCACGCTGATTGAATCTTTTGGCAACAGGGCGATCATATCCTGGAGTTCTTTCTTGATGCCCTCAATCTCCTTCTGGTCAGAGCGGCTCAGATAAACACGCAGGCGGTTGATCTTGGCCTTGAACACGCGGGAGGTGATGGCGTCCTGAATGTCGGGGGCCTCTCCTTCGGGTTTTTGGCCGAAATATTCAAAATTGTTCCAGTGGTCAATGATCAGGAAATTTTCCTTCTGCGGACACCACGGCTTCATGTTGTTCTTGTCGAGCGTGCGCGTGCCGCGTCCGATCATCTGCCAGAATTTAATTTTGCTGAACACCGGTTTGGCGAAGACCAGATTCACGACTTCCCGGATATCGACACCGGTGTCGAGCATATCAACGGAGATGGCGATCCGGGGGAAGCTTTCGTTTTCAAACCGCCCCAGAAAATTGTCCGCCCGAGAATCCTCGGAGACAATCACCTCGGCCAGCCGTCCCTTGTATTGCGGGTAAAGACGGTCGAAGGCGTCCAGCAAACGGTAGGCGTGGTTCTTGGTCATGGCGAAGATGATGGTTTTCCCGGGGAGGGTGCCGGTATCGTCTTTGTAACAAACTTCCATGAATTCGCGGACCATGGCCTCGTGCGTGCCGGTGTTGGTGAAACGTTTCTCAAATTCTGTACCCTCAAAATTCAGCTCGTCCAGGGTCTTGCCCTCTTCCACCAGCTTTTTCTTGACGGCGGGAGGAATTTCGTCTTCGCGCAGGCCTTTGATTTGAAAAGACGTCTTGGCGTGGTACGGGATGAAGAGCAAAAGGTGCTTCTCTTCTACCGCTTTGTCATAGGTGTAATTGAAAAGATTCTCTTTGGGATCAGTATTGAGCGCCACATCGAAATAGCGAAAGGTATCCCTCTCGATGAACTGGGCAGGGGTGGCGGTCAGGCCGATCTGGATGGAATCGAAATACGAGAGAACGTCTTTCCATTTGTTGTAGATGGAACGGTGGCATTCGTCGGCGATCACCAGGTCGAAAAAGCCGGGGGAGATGTCTTTATAGCACTCCATCATGGTCTGGATGGTCGCCGCGTAAAGACGTTTTTCGGCGTTGAATTTGCCGGACGTAATTTTGCCGCAGCTTTCGGTGAAAAACCCCTGGAAACCTTTCTTGCCGTAGGCCTGGTCGCGGAGGACTTTGCGGTCCGTCAAGAATAAAACTGTGTTAATCCGCTTGGCCCTTAAAAGGGCATCAATGATGGCCATGGAGGTCCGCGTTTTCCCTGTTCCTGTAGCCATAACAAGCAGAAATTTACGGCGGCCATTTTGGACCCCGGTTAAAACGGTACGGATAGCTTCGGCCTGATAATCACGATCGGCAATATCGGGATTGATTCTGATATCGAGCAGATTCTTCGCGGCTTCCTGTCTCTGAAAATACAGTCGCTCCAAATCTCTGCGCTCAAAAAAACCATACACAAGTCGGGACGGATATCGCTGTCGATCCCAAAACATGATATCTTCCCCATTTGTCAAAAAAATGAACGGGTCAACACCGAATTTGGCTTTGATGTTATCGGCATAACCGGCGGCCTGCTGCTGGCCTGCGCGAGCGTTTTTGGTCGTGCGTTTCGCCTCAATAATAGCCAATGGCTGGTCGTTGCGGCCCATCAACAAATAGTCGGCATATTCATGCTCGGTGACATAATGCTCTTCCCGCTCCGCAACAGGATCGGACTTCCTCCACACTCTCTCCATTTCAAATTCTTCGCGGTAGATGGAGGAACCGGTTTTGGACCATTGGGCCTTGGCGAGGGCTTTATCAATGTATTCTTTACGGGTTTGGGCTTCATTCATAGTAGGTATAACATACCATTAAGTAGGTAATATGTCAATATAATACCCTATTAGATATTATAATGCCTGCTTATGGTACAAATGCAGCTCTGCCTGGAAGAAACAGCACAGATGCGGAAAAGGACATTGCAATAGCCACGCCCATTCAGGGATGGAGGCTGTCCTCAACACCACTGAGGGCGAAAACCATTGCAACAGGCGGCCGTCAGATCATGAAATCCAAAAACAGAGATGTAAGAACTTAGAATAATGTTAGTTATGAATCTGGAAACATGTCATGGGCCACAAAAAAATTTTAAAGCGGCGCCCCTCCCATTCCGATAAATAGTATTGTGCCGGCCGGATTTGTTTGTTATAATCGAAATTTCAAATTGTTCAATCATCATATGATTTCCTTTCGATAAAGATTTAGACAATCTTTGATGTAGAATCATTTTTCAATTTTAAAATTACGAGGGAGTCAGTTCATGGAACAAGCCAAGGCCCAGCCAACCCACCACGTCACAGCCGCCGCAGACCGCATTTCTTTTTTCCAAAAAGCCGCATACAGCATGGGGGCGTTCGCGAACACAGCCCAGGCGGCTTTCACCGGACAAATGGTCATGATCCTGAACCTCGGATTGGGCATAAACCCGGCTTTAGTCGGCTTCATCGGGTTCCTTCCCCGCATTGTTGACGCGGTATCAGACCCTGTTACCGGTTACTATTCCGACAATCTCCGGACCCGCTGGGGACGCCGCAGGCCGCTGATCCTCTTCGGATCGATCACCGGCGGCATTTTGTTCGCGCTGATGTTCCAGCTCTACAAAGGGCACAGCGAAATGTTTTATTTCGGGTATTTCCTGTCTTTTCAACTTTTGTTTTTCCTGTGTTTTACCTGCTTTTCCATTCCCTGGATCGCGCTGGGCTATGAAATGACGCCGGATTATCATGAACGGACACGTCTGCAGGCGGCCAGCAGTTTTGTCGGCCAGCTGCCATGGTTCATCGCTCCCTGGAGCTGGATGATCATGCACAACCCGAACTGGTTCACAGACGGCGTTCATGGGGTCCGCGTTCTCGCGATCATCATCGGGGCCTGTCTCATATTCGGAGGCGTCCTCCCCGCGATCTTCGGCAAAGAACATTTCGACGCCTTCCCCAAGCCGGATGTCAGCGGCGCCTGGAACGTCATGAAGAAATTTTTTAGGGGGGTGGGCATCTCCCTGAAATGCTGGCCTTTTGTGAAGCTGTGTCTGGCCACATTGCTGATCTTCGGCGGGTTTATGCTCGCGTCCTCTTTTACCGCGTATATTGTTTTCTTTTATGTCTTTCAAGGCGCGGCTTCCGTTGATCTGGCTTACGCGAACGGCGGGAAATTGCTGGGCTGGTACGGGACATTCAGCGCTCTTTGCAGTATGGGCGTCATCTTCCTGACCTCCTGGCTCTCCCGGAAAGTCGGAAAAAGAAACACCTTTTTTATCACGATCCCCATTTCGATCGTCGGTTATGCGTTGAAATGGATCGGGTATAATCCCGACTTTCCCTACTTGCTGATGATCACCGCTCCTCTCGTCACCTTCGGGCTGGGGTCCCTCTTCACGCTCATGAACTCCATGGTCGCTGATGTCTGCGACCTCGATGAGCTCCAGACCGGCGAACGCCGGGAAGGCACCTTCAGCGCCGTTTACTGGTGGATGGTGAAACTCGGCGTGGCGCTGGCGTCGCTCATCGCCGGGGTGCTTTTTAATGTCATCGGTTTTAAGGAATCCCTGGGGCTGGGACAGGCCACCAGCACTTTGTTCTGGATGAGGATCTGTGATGTCGGCATTCCGATCGTGACCTCGTTAGCCGCTATTTTCATTATCGCGACCTTTGACATCTCGGAGAACAAGGCCTACGACATCCGTGAACAGGTCGAAAG
This window encodes:
- a CDS encoding patatin-like phospholipase family protein, which produces MALDGVFEGGGVKGIALIGALKRLEEEGVVFGRVAGTSAGAITASLVAAGYRVDELKGIVWNKDFNDFADVRNLFKKKWYQVIGQFLPLFFPGTGYGIFDTKNFYEWIRGLLSQKEVTDFKSIKGKYLRIFAVDIVKQQLLKFDRDVSPDMEVAEAVRRSMSIPFFFRAQQDQGAFVVDGGVLANYPIDTFNDPGGLATTIGLKLISDEQTLPPKIPSNIFAYVLRIFETMQVAHERVHVEEAQWAKTVPIPTGKISTIDFNLKDEDKKFLWDSGYSAADKAIKEGVLNPQGRV
- a CDS encoding DEAD/DEAH box helicase family protein, which codes for MNEAQTRKEYIDKALAKAQWSKTGSSIYREEFEMERVWRKSDPVAEREEHYVTEHEYADYLLMGRNDQPLAIIEAKRTTKNARAGQQQAAGYADNIKAKFGVDPFIFLTNGEDIMFWDRQRYPSRLVYGFFERRDLERLYFQRQEAAKNLLDIRINPDIADRDYQAEAIRTVLTGVQNGRRKFLLVMATGTGKTRTSMAIIDALLRAKRINTVLFLTDRKVLRDQAYGKKGFQGFFTESCGKITSGKFNAEKRLYAATIQTMMECYKDISPGFFDLVIADECHRSIYNKWKDVLSYFDSIQIGLTATPAQFIERDTFRYFDVALNTDPKENLFNYTYDKAVEEKHLLLFIPYHAKTSFQIKGLREDEIPPAVKKKLVEEGKTLDELNFEGTEFEKRFTNTGTHEAMVREFMEVCYKDDTGTLPGKTIIFAMTKNHAYRLLDAFDRLYPQYKGRLAEVIVSEDSRADNFLGRFENESFPRIAISVDMLDTGVDIREVVNLVFAKPVFSKIKFWQMIGRGTRTLDKNNMKPWCPQKENFLIIDHWNNFEYFGQKPEGEAPDIQDAITSRVFKAKINRLRVYLSRSDQKEIEGIKKELQDMIALLPKDSISVREKKDVLHRLDSPEFWKNMDTDYLYDQAAPLMRFLEDVNYNEYSFILRCEQLELAVLNKDDRTILDLKTAIKEDLQLLPMTLQVVKRQEQAVFKVSSDAFWDGLNVGNIREARKKLSPIMKYRRADQREIIQFDLDDQVIERKWIEFGPNGEGEYVHIYKEKVEQRIKELAEKERAIVKIRNDEPVNDQDLEDLENTLNGPELYITEDKLREAYNQPQGTLVQFIKSIFGKYKFKSQEDQIAESFDAFIIAHNYNTDQTRFLRVIKSVFLSKVRRHELLELDDFYEGPVEAFGVDAASRLFSQDDLKEVLEFLNERATYRTK
- a CDS encoding MFS transporter, with the translated sequence MEQAKAQPTHHVTAAADRISFFQKAAYSMGAFANTAQAAFTGQMVMILNLGLGINPALVGFIGFLPRIVDAVSDPVTGYYSDNLRTRWGRRRPLILFGSITGGILFALMFQLYKGHSEMFYFGYFLSFQLLFFLCFTCFSIPWIALGYEMTPDYHERTRLQAASSFVGQLPWFIAPWSWMIMHNPNWFTDGVHGVRVLAIIIGACLIFGGVLPAIFGKEHFDAFPKPDVSGAWNVMKKFFRGVGISLKCWPFVKLCLATLLIFGGFMLASSFTAYIVFFYVFQGAASVDLAYANGGKLLGWYGTFSALCSMGVIFLTSWLSRKVGKRNTFFITIPISIVGYALKWIGYNPDFPYLLMITAPLVTFGLGSLFTLMNSMVADVCDLDELQTGERREGTFSAVYWWMVKLGVALASLIAGVLFNVIGFKESLGLGQATSTLFWMRICDVGIPIVTSLAAIFIIATFDISENKAYDIREQVERRREERRGEERRKAERREEGRRRDERRD
- a CDS encoding class I SAM-dependent DNA methyltransferase translates to MGTDLKNQIRHLWNKFWEGGIANPLTAIEQISYLIFMKRLEDMDFVHKKAAERRNEKFVSIYKGRENCRWSYWINMPAEEMMAHVRDKVFPFIKTLKGEDNFFSQAMKDAIFMIPKPSLLQEAVRIIDELNITQQDQDIQGDLYEYLLSELQQSGKNGQFRTPRHIIRMIVALVNPVLGDRICDPACGTGGFLINAYQHILKENTSPDVLEYDEDGVPHHLVGDKIADKKQRAFLKERALHGFDFDTTMVRIALMNAVLHGIDKPDIQYKDTLSKAYEEKEKYEIVLANPPFKGSIDKSDISGRLKLKTTKTELLFMNLFVELLVVGGKCGVIVPDGVLFGSSNAHKEARRMLVEENELQGVIKMPSGVFRPYAGVSTAVVIFAKGGVTDKVWFYDMQADGYSLDDKRTRTPDKNDIPDIIAKWNARNKKKQPGAGEKWFWVDAKEIRENKYDLSISRYKPVVYEEVQYEPPQAILASTSALEVEISAVIKEISKSI
- a CDS encoding Fic family protein — protein: MKSFSEEYLNKIRITPQLLNLTSALSEYKGKEALYARQSPDVLEKLVERAKVESVESSNRIEGIDVKRDRVVDIVQQQSAPRTRPEEEVAGYRDALGYIHENHQAVPVSLHTITMLHQSLYKYTQQTGGEFKREDNQIIDRLKDGSIRVRFQPPPAGQTYYFVESLVAGYQFASQKRNFSPLVLIPLFVLDYLCIHPFTDGNGRTARLLCLLLLYHAGFRVGKYISLERVVEDSKETYYEALERSSRGWHELEHDAGPWLHYFYGVLLAAYKELESRVGVIREESSKTEQIKLFVKKTVKPFAISEIEEACPNISRDMIRVVLRELRDGGLIASTGMGRGAKWIRKG
- a CDS encoding DUF3800 domain-containing protein, with protein sequence MYLFYVDESGDSGLVGSPTNYYALSGFVVHELRWHQILEEIINFRKSLRARYGLKLRQEIHAADFIHSSGGSTGIPKSLRLRLMRAVLDFQAGLSDINVINVVVDKRTKPVGADVVDIAWTTLIQRFHNTISYRNFPGPQNPQDFGIIIADQTDVKKLMAISRRMRRFNPVPNMANPGSRNILIDTIVEDVVHRDSVHSYFIQLVDVNVYFLMQKHKACAYVKKKGASNYFDRLDPVLCKVASRGNQWGIVYR
- a CDS encoding restriction endonuclease subunit S; amino-acid sequence: MIVRSNYTELENIVDCLDNQRIPVSDEERQKRQGDVPYYGANGQVGFINDSLFDEELLLLAEDGGSWGPKEKCAYIISGKSWVNNHAHVLRCKQNTNIRFLMYFLNYSDLRSYVSGTTRGKLNQQRMNQIKVFWPEINKQKRIAENLTRAESALEKRRQTLRLADQFLKSAFLGMFGDPSRNPMKWPVKQIGDVVLVSQYGTSEKSNTESNGYIVLGMGNITYDGQLDLSKVNYVDMTEKEFNQLRLVSGDVIFNRTNSTDLVGKTACWRREEKAVLASYLVKLKLVPSVVPEFFSFLLNSSFYKNIFAQRCKKAVGQSNISPTLLKEFDVFVPPQPIQQKFADLVQKVEKLKEKQRQSEAQLQTLFNSLMQKAFRGELFKE